A part of Corynebacterium mustelae genomic DNA contains:
- the istA gene encoding IS21 family transposase produces MKSERTIMDILSTYDVVGTYRATARLCGCSPNTVKKFVTRRALGNPQEIGRGVRKSIIDPFVDEITELIARSNGDIQARVVFDKIVANGYTGSRRTCERTVRVMKDSWRMSHQRVSKPVVAAPGKWLQYDFGSGPVIDGHASVLFAAWLPWSRARFVMALADKTTPSVIAALDAAFRYFGGVPSLVLTDNEKTVTVDHVCQLPVRNQKIVTAAAHYGVSIHTCVSYDPQTKGGVENTVKIAKADLVPTTTNLRDQYASFAELQHVCTQFTEKINATMHSAGFIPGVRLEKERQYLHPVPDQPDLYVPHWSFWLISSCESNPHTQTIRHSLYLQFP; encoded by the coding sequence ATGAAATCCGAAAGGACCATCATGGATATTTTATCTACTTATGATGTAGTTGGTACATATCGGGCTACCGCGAGGTTGTGCGGGTGTTCGCCGAATACGGTCAAGAAGTTTGTTACTCGTCGTGCTTTGGGCAATCCACAGGAGATTGGTCGGGGTGTGCGTAAAAGTATTATCGATCCGTTTGTTGATGAGATTACGGAGTTAATCGCGCGTTCTAATGGTGATATTCAGGCGCGGGTTGTGTTCGACAAGATCGTTGCGAATGGGTATACCGGTTCGAGGCGTACCTGTGAGCGGACAGTACGGGTGATGAAGGACTCGTGGCGGATGTCGCATCAGCGGGTGAGTAAACCGGTTGTTGCAGCTCCTGGCAAATGGTTGCAGTATGATTTCGGTTCCGGCCCGGTGATTGATGGGCACGCATCGGTGTTGTTTGCGGCGTGGTTACCGTGGTCGAGGGCTCGGTTTGTGATGGCGTTGGCTGATAAAACAACTCCGAGTGTTATTGCGGCGTTGGATGCTGCGTTTCGGTATTTCGGTGGGGTGCCGTCCTTGGTGTTGACTGATAATGAGAAGACAGTCACTGTTGACCATGTGTGTCAGCTTCCGGTGCGGAATCAGAAAATCGTGACCGCTGCCGCGCATTACGGAGTGTCGATTCATACGTGTGTGTCGTATGACCCCCAGACAAAAGGTGGGGTGGAAAACACAGTGAAAATCGCGAAGGCTGATCTCGTCCCGACAACGACGAATCTGCGTGATCAGTATGCGAGTTTCGCGGAACTTCAACACGTTTGTACGCAATTCACTGAGAAAATTAACGCCACGATGCACTCGGCCGGTTTCATACCGGGTGTCCGGCTTGAGAAGGAACGGCAATATTTACATCCAGTACCTGATCAGCCGGATCTCTACGTGCCACACTGGTCATTTTGGCTTATCTCCTCATGTGAGTCGAACCCTCACACACAAACCATTAGACACTCTCTGTACCTTCAGTTCCCCTAG
- a CDS encoding transposase, whose translation MASHYPKQFKRDAVAFYENNLDLTLLEVSDQLGVNRSTLLGWVKAMGKGNRTRGSYKKPQHEKNTSETDRIQQLEQENRRLHKELDKVLEERDILRKAAKYFAEETNW comes from the coding sequence ATGGCTTCGCATTATCCGAAGCAGTTCAAGCGTGATGCGGTTGCGTTTTACGAGAACAACTTAGACTTGACGCTGTTGGAAGTATCAGACCAGCTCGGCGTGAATCGTTCGACATTACTTGGATGGGTGAAAGCTATGGGCAAAGGCAATCGCACACGAGGTTCGTACAAGAAACCTCAGCACGAGAAAAACACCAGTGAAACAGACCGTATCCAGCAGTTAGAGCAGGAAAACCGACGGTTGCATAAAGAACTCGATAAAGTTCTGGAAGAACGCGACATTTTGCGTAAGGCTGCAAAATATTTCGCAGAAGAGACAAACTGGTGA
- a CDS encoding zinc ribbon domain-containing protein YjdM: protein MTDLLPPCPECSSEYTYEMPPLLVCPECANEWSVEEAEAENVIYDSVGNPLADGDDVTVVKTLKVKGASQPIKSGTKVRSIRLVQGVGDHDIECKIPGFGAMQLKSSVVKKA from the coding sequence ATGACTGATCTGTTGCCACCATGCCCGGAATGTTCGTCGGAATACACCTATGAAATGCCACCACTTTTGGTTTGTCCTGAATGCGCTAACGAATGGTCGGTGGAGGAAGCCGAAGCCGAGAACGTGATTTACGATTCAGTGGGAAATCCTCTGGCGGATGGCGACGACGTGACTGTGGTAAAAACGTTGAAGGTAAAAGGCGCGAGCCAACCGATTAAATCCGGCACCAAAGTTCGTTCAATCCGGCTCGTTCAAGGAGTCGGCGACCACGATATAGAATGCAAAATTCCTGGTTTCGGGGCAATGCAATTGAAATCCAGCGTGGTGAAGAAAGCATAA
- a CDS encoding IS3 family transposase, whose amino-acid sequence MLDSEIYRMRNDSYQVYGSPRITAELADQGIHVDKKTVAKRIKF is encoded by the coding sequence ATGCTTGATTCTGAGATCTATCGAATGCGGAATGATTCCTACCAGGTATATGGATCGCCCCGTATTACCGCTGAACTAGCGGATCAAGGAATACACGTTGATAAAAAGACCGTGGCGAAACGGATAAAATTCTAG
- a CDS encoding helix-turn-helix domain-containing protein: protein MPKAISEQYKQQCVDAVLVLGKTREQVSREYEVSTSALGRWLAKARGTEGTESV, encoded by the coding sequence ATGCCAAAGGCAATTTCTGAGCAATACAAACAGCAGTGCGTTGATGCGGTGCTAGTTCTGGGTAAGACACGAGAGCAAGTCTCTCGGGAATACGAAGTGTCAACGTCAGCGTTAGGGCGTTGGCTGGCTAAAGCTAGGGGAACTGAAGGTACAGAGAGTGTCTAA
- a CDS encoding carboxypeptidase-like regulatory domain-containing protein: protein MRKIVLTVLSTLIANTVLITVSANAMEESAVSQPLSCKLDNNGNAGRNLFPFADFGVKLNAKVVAPINVPSETNFNYTLKDLTVTIPNAHPEQPSASSFERISHARIDVPFVMSGNQAISAEVSVVGDAKVEAQGNRHWISGDATTDTLGSSEQDINSVTESKGITGVNNGSFYTVPFPDLTLKIPAGKQDQRIDFTLPSTTDYHVARNVSFTAAGVVSSHGKKFNVLFRCIPSSASDFPSVNVVSPTAAEANAIHFITQREKVNFGSPITITGLVLNQDGRPVTAGVPVTLVWDEHLRTPVRERVQTDKSGVFRYNYIPNSSDFLTERETVYFEAQIGGLISERLAIDVTNEEIQMQEKPQPTSIDISVSPETVSVGQSTSILVDLTLPESQVAKLPKRLSVNAGNTIVQAEQDYEKKTRYRASFTPTSTGKIRITVIFNDLVEFKELTVSQKGENSSGHFANWWKALLGVLGALGAVGLLVAAVANFLPQVFIP from the coding sequence ATGCGGAAAATTGTACTGACAGTACTTTCGACATTGATTGCAAATACGGTTTTAATCACTGTATCTGCAAATGCCATGGAAGAAAGCGCGGTATCGCAACCACTTAGCTGCAAGCTTGATAATAACGGAAATGCTGGGCGTAACCTTTTTCCTTTTGCGGATTTCGGTGTCAAATTAAACGCAAAAGTAGTTGCTCCGATAAATGTTCCTAGCGAGACCAACTTTAACTACACGTTAAAGGATTTGACTGTGACAATTCCGAATGCTCATCCTGAACAACCGAGCGCTTCTTCATTTGAACGTATTTCCCATGCTCGCATTGACGTTCCTTTTGTTATGTCGGGAAATCAAGCCATATCAGCGGAAGTTTCAGTTGTTGGCGACGCCAAGGTGGAAGCTCAAGGAAATCGGCATTGGATTTCTGGAGATGCTACAACAGATACACTAGGTTCTTCAGAGCAGGATATCAACAGTGTTACGGAAAGCAAAGGGATTACGGGGGTGAATAATGGTTCTTTCTACACGGTGCCTTTTCCAGACCTTACGTTAAAAATACCGGCTGGGAAACAGGATCAACGCATTGATTTTACTCTTCCATCTACCACTGATTACCACGTTGCTCGGAATGTTTCTTTCACGGCTGCGGGAGTTGTTTCTTCACATGGCAAGAAATTCAATGTGTTGTTCAGGTGTATTCCGTCGAGTGCATCTGACTTTCCATCAGTTAATGTCGTTTCACCCACAGCTGCCGAAGCAAATGCTATTCATTTCATAACTCAGCGGGAAAAGGTTAATTTTGGCTCACCCATTACTATTACGGGTTTAGTCCTTAATCAAGATGGAAGGCCAGTTACTGCGGGAGTTCCAGTCACACTTGTATGGGATGAGCATTTGCGCACGCCAGTACGTGAGAGGGTTCAAACCGATAAAAGTGGGGTATTTCGGTATAATTACATTCCAAATTCTTCAGATTTTCTTACGGAAAGAGAAACTGTCTATTTTGAGGCTCAAATCGGTGGTTTAATTTCAGAACGTCTGGCAATTGATGTAACTAATGAAGAAATCCAAATGCAAGAAAAGCCTCAACCTACATCAATTGATATCAGCGTATCTCCAGAAACCGTTTCAGTCGGTCAATCTACGAGTATTCTTGTCGATCTAACTCTTCCGGAATCGCAGGTGGCAAAGTTGCCTAAACGTTTATCGGTAAATGCTGGTAACACAATTGTGCAGGCTGAACAAGATTACGAAAAGAAAACAAGATATAGAGCGTCGTTTACCCCTACTTCAACAGGGAAAATCAGAATTACTGTTATTTTTAATGATTTAGTGGAATTCAAAGAACTCACGGTAAGTCAAAAAGGCGAAAATAGTAGTGGACACTTTGCTAACTGGTGGAAGGCACTGTTGGGGGTTCTCGGAGCTCTAGGAGCAGTAGGACTACTAGTCGCAGCTGTAGCTAATTTCTTACCACAAGTATTTATACCCTAG
- a CDS encoding transposase codes for MTYKDRKQVSAALKDVYTATDEAEAKKALDDFAASDLGHKYPQSVKVWDNAWDMIYSIPAVPTSSAEG; via the coding sequence GTGACATATAAAGACCGCAAACAGGTAAGTGCAGCGTTAAAAGACGTCTACACCGCTACAGACGAAGCCGAAGCGAAGAAAGCTTTGGATGATTTCGCCGCATCAGACTTGGGGCACAAATACCCGCAATCAGTCAAAGTCTGGGACAACGCATGGGATATGATTTATTCCATTCCTGCAGTTCCCACCAGCAGCGCGGAAGGTTAA